The following coding sequences lie in one Neorhodopirellula lusitana genomic window:
- a CDS encoding RidA family protein, translating to MFEAKIKELGLELPPAPQPMGVYKPIVQVGNLVYLSGHAPLKSDKTIITGRIGDDMDVEAGYAAARLTGLAILATLRQHLGSVDQVVRLVKLFGLVRCTEAFDAQPSVINGCSELFRDVFGEDAGIAARSAVGANSLPGGMAVEIEAIFEVQA from the coding sequence ATGTTTGAAGCGAAGATCAAAGAACTCGGACTGGAATTACCGCCGGCGCCCCAGCCCATGGGTGTCTACAAGCCAATCGTTCAGGTCGGTAATCTGGTATACCTGTCGGGGCACGCGCCGCTGAAGAGCGACAAGACAATTATTACCGGTCGGATCGGCGATGACATGGATGTGGAAGCGGGCTACGCGGCGGCACGTCTAACCGGGCTGGCGATCCTTGCCACGCTACGACAGCACCTCGGATCGGTCGACCAAGTTGTTCGTCTGGTGAAGCTTTTTGGCTTGGTTCGTTGTACCGAAGCGTTCGATGCCCAACCCTCGGTGATCAACGGTTGTAGCGAGTTGTTCCGTGATGTGTTTGGCGAGGACGCTGGCATCGCGGCTCGCAGTGCCGTGGGTGCGAACTCCTTGCCGGGCGGAATGGCTGTGGAAATCGAAGCCATTTTCGAAGTGCAGGCGTAG
- a CDS encoding peroxidase family protein yields MPSFVPRRRRRVPARSFRSISSARSGFAAPTVLEPRVMLAGDVAQAMDVSAEAGEIRAEDSTSLDAPSDADQATGHARSPLADIVFIDPNVPDVETLMAGIPRSCKAVLLAADQDGLAQVSRVLATHCDIRAVHIISHGSDGLIQLGNESVDTAMLSRNASTLSQWKAALSDDADILLYGCDVSASVAGEQFVAAIASLTGADVAASNNRTGSTDRGGDWVLETATGAIESSLVVRRDTQERYEAVLPITIQAAGQTGQENMELRVDGNTVASWSNIGGNFANREFQSFSYDGPVDSHVQKIQVVFTNDQYVAGELDRNLYIDRISIGNTTIQTEDAAVFSTGTWREGIGVQPGNVQSEALHVNGYFEFQNPVTNSSTIEIDAAGATGSESMRLWVDGEAVANWDNVGGDASAGNFERYRFTTNAVVTAEQVRIEFTNDLYVEGQTDRNLTVDKIAIDGVSYQTESGGTFSTGTWKSEDGVFPGFRQSETLHANGYFRYSRDVSGQDFRSIDGFGNNLDHPEWGAANAELIRVTESQYGDGVSSPAGEDRPSAREISNVLAETSPTEFGNARAMSAIVHVWGQFIDHDMDLTEPPASGGETIEIAIPTGDPYFDPAGTGTATMTLTRSEYIHGTGTDPTNPREHANAITAFIDGSMVYGSSVEVNDQLREFSGGRLRSTAGDLLPKNVDGSSDAGDIRVDENTNLTSMHTLFMREHNYQAGVLAGLHPDWSDEQLFQEARQTVIAEIQAITFNEFLPALLGDGAISSYTGYDSSVNPGIATEFSSAAYRMGHTLINNEVKFIGNGGDEVSPAITLAQAFFNPSIIDSEGIDSSLKFLSSIQAQEIDTRIISSLRNFLFGEPGSGGFDLASLNIARGRDHGLADYNTTREAYGLERVASFDQITSDVDLQQKLESLYGSVDDIDLWVGGLSEDHAAGSSVGELIGTIIADQFQRTRQGDSFWYENALPTNLVDQVNQTTLADIIRRNSSIDNIQDNVFFMQSGVQGRVYAGSTSSGQVGFPMVDIAINLYNAQGDYLGTSRTNANGEYQFNNIGEVGAYRVQMLLATQYDPGSTTFQDIWVSRGDQTIASVDFNIPNANQFLA; encoded by the coding sequence ATGCCTTCGTTTGTCCCTCGCCGCCGGCGTCGTGTTCCAGCTCGTTCTTTTCGGTCAATCTCTTCCGCACGCAGCGGATTCGCGGCTCCGACCGTTCTAGAACCCCGGGTGATGTTGGCCGGCGATGTCGCCCAAGCGATGGATGTTTCAGCAGAGGCAGGTGAAATCCGGGCGGAGGATTCGACATCCTTGGATGCACCGTCGGACGCCGATCAGGCAACCGGACATGCCCGGTCTCCGCTTGCCGATATCGTCTTCATCGATCCCAATGTGCCCGATGTGGAAACATTGATGGCGGGGATACCTCGGTCTTGCAAAGCGGTCCTGCTAGCGGCCGATCAAGATGGACTTGCTCAGGTGAGCCGCGTTTTGGCAACGCATTGCGACATCCGCGCCGTTCACATCATCTCACACGGTTCGGACGGACTGATTCAGTTGGGGAACGAGTCCGTCGATACAGCGATGCTGTCACGAAACGCGTCGACCTTGTCCCAATGGAAAGCGGCGTTGTCCGATGATGCGGATATCCTGTTATACGGTTGTGATGTCTCGGCGTCCGTTGCGGGTGAACAGTTCGTTGCCGCTATTGCGAGCCTGACCGGCGCTGACGTTGCCGCGTCGAACAATCGGACTGGTTCAACTGATCGCGGCGGAGACTGGGTTCTGGAAACGGCCACCGGAGCGATCGAGTCATCTCTGGTCGTTCGCCGCGATACCCAAGAACGTTACGAAGCGGTGTTGCCCATTACAATCCAAGCCGCAGGTCAAACCGGTCAGGAGAACATGGAGCTTCGAGTGGATGGGAACACGGTCGCGTCCTGGTCCAACATCGGTGGCAATTTTGCGAATCGAGAGTTCCAGAGCTTCAGCTACGATGGGCCGGTTGACTCACACGTTCAGAAGATTCAAGTCGTCTTCACCAATGATCAATACGTTGCGGGTGAGCTTGACCGTAATCTGTACATAGATCGAATCTCGATCGGTAATACAACGATTCAAACCGAAGACGCCGCTGTGTTTTCAACCGGGACATGGCGGGAAGGAATCGGAGTTCAACCAGGCAATGTTCAGAGCGAAGCGTTGCACGTTAACGGGTACTTTGAGTTCCAAAATCCGGTAACGAACAGCAGCACGATTGAGATCGATGCGGCCGGCGCGACCGGTAGCGAGTCGATGCGATTGTGGGTCGATGGTGAGGCCGTCGCCAATTGGGATAACGTTGGGGGCGATGCTTCCGCCGGCAACTTCGAGCGTTATCGCTTCACAACCAACGCGGTCGTTACTGCGGAACAAGTTCGAATCGAGTTCACGAACGACCTTTACGTCGAGGGGCAGACCGATCGCAATCTAACCGTCGACAAGATTGCCATCGATGGCGTCAGCTACCAAACCGAGTCGGGAGGCACCTTTTCGACGGGGACTTGGAAATCCGAGGATGGAGTTTTCCCAGGATTTCGGCAGAGCGAGACCCTGCATGCCAACGGTTACTTCCGGTACTCCCGAGACGTTTCAGGTCAGGACTTCCGATCCATTGATGGTTTCGGGAACAATCTAGATCATCCAGAATGGGGCGCGGCGAATGCCGAACTAATCCGTGTTACCGAATCGCAATACGGCGATGGCGTTTCCTCACCGGCAGGTGAAGACCGACCAAGTGCTCGCGAAATCAGTAATGTGCTAGCGGAAACCAGCCCGACTGAGTTCGGTAATGCTCGAGCTATGTCAGCGATCGTTCATGTTTGGGGCCAGTTCATCGACCATGACATGGATCTGACTGAGCCTCCAGCGAGCGGTGGCGAGACTATCGAGATCGCGATTCCGACGGGTGATCCGTATTTTGATCCGGCGGGAACGGGCACGGCAACCATGACATTGACGCGTTCGGAGTACATTCACGGGACCGGCACGGATCCAACGAATCCACGTGAGCATGCCAACGCGATTACCGCATTCATTGATGGATCGATGGTGTATGGATCGAGCGTGGAGGTCAACGATCAACTTCGTGAGTTCAGCGGCGGAAGGTTGCGTTCAACAGCCGGCGATCTGTTGCCGAAGAACGTGGACGGAAGTTCGGATGCTGGCGATATTCGAGTCGACGAGAACACGAACCTAACGTCAATGCACACGTTGTTCATGCGGGAGCATAACTACCAGGCCGGTGTCTTGGCGGGTCTGCATCCGGACTGGAGTGACGAGCAACTATTTCAAGAGGCTCGGCAAACGGTCATTGCAGAGATTCAAGCGATCACCTTCAACGAGTTCTTGCCGGCGCTGTTAGGTGATGGAGCTATTTCGTCCTACACCGGTTATGACTCGAGTGTGAACCCTGGGATTGCGACCGAGTTCTCCAGTGCGGCGTATCGGATGGGACACACGTTAATCAACAACGAAGTGAAGTTCATCGGCAACGGCGGCGACGAAGTGAGCCCGGCGATTACTCTGGCCCAGGCCTTCTTTAACCCATCGATCATTGACTCCGAAGGGATCGATAGCTCGTTAAAGTTCCTCTCGTCGATTCAGGCCCAAGAGATCGACACGCGGATCATCAGCAGTCTGCGGAATTTCCTGTTTGGCGAACCGGGATCGGGCGGCTTCGATCTGGCATCGCTGAACATCGCCCGTGGTCGCGATCACGGATTGGCCGACTACAACACGACGCGTGAAGCGTATGGTCTGGAAAGGGTCGCGAGTTTCGATCAAATCACATCCGACGTGGATTTGCAACAGAAGCTTGAATCGCTATACGGATCCGTCGACGATATCGATCTGTGGGTGGGCGGATTATCAGAAGATCATGCAGCCGGTAGCTCGGTAGGCGAGTTGATTGGCACCATCATCGCGGACCAATTCCAACGGACCCGTCAGGGTGACTCTTTTTGGTACGAGAACGCTTTGCCAACGAATCTGGTTGATCAGGTGAACCAGACAACGCTCGCGGATATCATTCGGCGGAATAGCTCGATCGACAATATCCAAGACAATGTGTTCTTCATGCAGTCCGGCGTTCAGGGCCGCGTCTACGCCGGTTCCACTTCGTCCGGTCAGGTTGGGTTCCCGATGGTCGACATTGCGATCAATCTTTACAATGCCCAGGGTGACTACCTAGGGACCAGCCGTACCAACGCAAATGGCGAGTATCAGTTCAACAACATTGGCGAAGTCGGCGCCTACCGGGTGCAAATGCTGTTGGCGACGCAGTACGATCCGGGAAGTACCACTTTTCAAGACATTTGGGTAAGCCGTGGTGATCAGACGATCGCCTCGGTGGACTTCAATATCCCTAACGCAAATCAATTTTTGGCCTAG
- a CDS encoding sulfite reductase subunit alpha produces the protein MTSYIPQTAPFNEEQRAWLNGFFAGLTGVQSDATASAAMTLGLAAAGAAGGAAVAEPEEEEDFPWHDAALPIVDRMELAENKPVERKLMAAMAQLDCGSCGYLCQSYSEAIANGDEKNLTLCSPGGKETKQMLKKILAEAPAANGDSNGKAVNGNGQANGVSTNGKAAQWSRQNPYSAKLIEARGLNNEGSAKDTRHVVIDLTGSGLKYNVGDALGVFPTNCGELAKKLIAVMAADANVTVESPMGDSKSLLDALTHDCCLKDPSDELLELLVGRIADESDKATLETMLEDGVPDGFDVLDVFEVAKGATVTATEVIETLEPLNPRLYSIASSMNHVGDQVHLTVGKVVYEREGRVRKGVASTMLAERIAEGETVRVFVQPNHAGFTVPADTSKPIIMVGPGTGIAPFVSFLQERAVSKATGKNWLFFGDQHEAYDFLYEEDLRQYQSDGLLTRLDTAFSRDGDTKVYVQDRMRQSGAELWKWLSEGGSFYVCGDASRMAKDVDRALHDIAAEHGNMTDEQAKAFIKQLAADGRYHRDVY, from the coding sequence ATGACAAGCTATATCCCTCAAACGGCACCGTTTAACGAAGAACAGCGTGCCTGGCTCAATGGTTTCTTTGCCGGTTTGACTGGTGTGCAGTCCGACGCGACTGCGTCCGCGGCGATGACGCTTGGCCTGGCTGCCGCCGGTGCAGCGGGCGGCGCAGCAGTTGCCGAACCGGAAGAAGAGGAGGATTTTCCTTGGCACGACGCGGCTCTACCGATCGTTGACCGGATGGAATTGGCTGAGAACAAGCCGGTCGAGCGTAAGCTGATGGCCGCCATGGCTCAGCTTGATTGCGGGTCCTGCGGTTACCTTTGTCAGTCCTACAGCGAAGCGATCGCCAACGGCGACGAGAAGAATCTGACGCTTTGCAGTCCGGGCGGTAAAGAAACCAAACAGATGCTCAAGAAGATTCTGGCGGAAGCTCCGGCCGCGAATGGTGATTCCAACGGCAAGGCCGTCAACGGGAACGGCCAAGCGAACGGTGTTTCCACGAATGGCAAGGCGGCCCAGTGGTCGCGGCAAAATCCTTATAGCGCCAAGCTGATTGAAGCTCGCGGATTGAACAATGAGGGTTCAGCAAAGGACACTCGACACGTCGTTATCGACCTTACCGGATCGGGGCTGAAGTACAACGTTGGTGATGCCTTGGGCGTTTTTCCAACCAACTGTGGCGAACTTGCCAAGAAGCTGATTGCGGTGATGGCCGCGGATGCGAACGTGACGGTGGAAAGTCCCATGGGCGACAGCAAGTCGCTTTTGGACGCGCTGACGCATGACTGCTGTCTAAAAGATCCGAGTGATGAATTACTTGAATTGCTGGTCGGGCGAATCGCTGATGAATCGGACAAAGCAACTTTGGAAACCATGTTAGAAGATGGTGTGCCAGATGGCTTTGACGTCTTGGATGTATTCGAAGTGGCCAAGGGCGCCACGGTGACGGCGACCGAGGTGATTGAAACGCTAGAACCACTGAACCCACGTCTGTATTCAATCGCCAGTAGCATGAACCACGTGGGTGACCAAGTTCACCTGACGGTCGGGAAGGTTGTTTACGAACGCGAGGGGCGTGTTCGCAAAGGTGTCGCCAGTACGATGTTGGCTGAGCGAATTGCGGAAGGCGAGACCGTACGCGTCTTCGTGCAGCCTAACCATGCTGGCTTCACTGTCCCCGCCGATACAAGCAAACCCATCATCATGGTTGGCCCTGGTACGGGGATCGCACCGTTCGTTTCGTTCTTGCAAGAGCGTGCGGTATCCAAGGCGACGGGCAAGAACTGGTTGTTCTTTGGGGATCAACACGAAGCTTACGACTTTTTGTACGAAGAGGACCTTCGCCAGTACCAATCCGACGGATTGCTGACTCGACTTGATACCGCCTTCAGTCGCGATGGGGATACCAAGGTGTACGTCCAGGACCGAATGCGACAAAGCGGTGCTGAGCTCTGGAAGTGGTTGTCCGAAGGCGGCAGTTTCTATGTTTGCGGCGACGCGTCCCGCATGGCCAAGGATGTTGACCGAGCTCTGCACGACATCGCCGCCGAGCATGGCAATATGACTGACGAACAAGCCAAGGCATTCATCAAGCAACTTGCAGCCGATGGCCGCTATCACCGCGACGTTTATTAG
- a CDS encoding NirA family protein, translated as MSDSKAFSEEQKQYLSGFTFGADVARAVSGLPVLSNVAAGGAGGATQINVGGGAATVNGQVLPVGPERIALQAQADTIAAGKKLTKEETAKQAKNPLDMWDEIIGWSDEGVFPKGTDAFLQKFHGLFHVAPAQNSYMMRLRIPGGLSHAWQLAGMSNLADRSAGGYLDVTTRANLQFREIPADQASNMLYGIRELDVISLGSGGDNIRNCTASCLSGIDPDELIETIPLAKRMHNYILNSREMYGLPRKFNIAFDGGGRIASLEDTNDIGFKAVEVTEENADGDLQSGVYFQLTLGGITGHKDFARDTGVLLKPDECVAVAGAIVRVFVKSGDRTDRNKARLKYVLDDWGFDKFIEAVEAEMGKTLRRVDAARVTSVSNEDRQAHVGFHEQKQAGRYYVGVVLPVGRITSDQGRALAAIAEEYGNSEVRWTVWQNLLLPGIREADIDNVKKAILDCGLDYRATSVRAGLVACTGSAGCKYGGADTKATAMQLAAVLDEHLDLDVPINIHLTGCHHSCAQHYIGDIGLIACQVEQGEDMVDGYHVMVGGGWGDRQGIGRPLLEAIVFDDLPLMMVGLIGGYLEQRDDGESFVDFARRKTDDELRAFTCVKEAV; from the coding sequence ATGAGCGATTCAAAAGCTTTCTCTGAAGAACAAAAACAGTACCTGAGTGGCTTCACTTTCGGTGCCGATGTTGCACGTGCGGTTTCAGGCTTGCCAGTCTTATCGAACGTTGCCGCAGGTGGGGCGGGTGGTGCGACGCAGATCAACGTGGGCGGAGGTGCAGCGACGGTCAATGGCCAAGTCTTGCCAGTGGGTCCAGAAAGAATTGCTCTTCAGGCTCAAGCGGACACCATCGCCGCGGGAAAGAAACTCACGAAAGAGGAAACCGCCAAACAGGCCAAAAACCCGCTGGACATGTGGGACGAAATTATCGGCTGGAGCGATGAGGGCGTGTTTCCGAAAGGAACCGATGCGTTCCTGCAGAAGTTCCACGGTCTGTTCCATGTCGCTCCCGCACAGAACTCTTACATGATGCGGCTCAGGATTCCGGGCGGCCTTTCGCATGCCTGGCAGTTAGCCGGCATGTCGAATTTGGCGGATCGGAGTGCGGGTGGCTATTTGGACGTCACGACACGAGCCAACCTTCAGTTCCGTGAGATTCCGGCTGATCAAGCTTCCAACATGCTTTACGGCATTCGGGAACTGGATGTCATTAGCCTGGGCTCGGGTGGGGACAACATTCGCAACTGCACGGCGAGTTGCTTGTCAGGGATCGATCCCGACGAGCTGATTGAAACAATCCCGCTGGCCAAGCGGATGCACAACTACATTCTGAACAGCCGTGAAATGTACGGGCTGCCTCGTAAATTCAACATCGCCTTTGACGGTGGCGGCCGCATCGCATCATTGGAAGACACCAACGACATCGGCTTCAAGGCTGTCGAGGTCACTGAAGAGAACGCTGATGGCGATCTTCAGAGTGGCGTCTACTTTCAATTGACGCTCGGCGGTATCACCGGGCACAAGGATTTTGCTCGTGACACGGGTGTGTTGTTGAAGCCGGATGAATGCGTGGCTGTGGCCGGAGCCATTGTTCGCGTGTTTGTGAAAAGTGGCGACCGCACGGATCGAAATAAGGCTCGTCTGAAATATGTGTTGGACGATTGGGGTTTCGATAAGTTCATCGAGGCGGTGGAAGCCGAGATGGGCAAGACACTCCGTCGAGTTGATGCAGCGAGAGTCACGAGCGTCTCGAACGAAGATCGCCAAGCACACGTTGGCTTCCACGAACAGAAACAAGCCGGACGCTACTACGTCGGCGTCGTCTTGCCCGTTGGCCGCATCACCAGCGACCAAGGTCGGGCCCTGGCCGCGATTGCGGAGGAGTACGGCAACAGCGAAGTTCGCTGGACGGTTTGGCAAAACCTGCTTCTGCCGGGAATACGCGAAGCTGATATCGACAACGTCAAAAAGGCCATCTTGGATTGTGGCCTGGACTACCGGGCGACTTCCGTTCGGGCTGGCCTAGTTGCTTGCACCGGCAGTGCGGGTTGCAAGTATGGCGGTGCAGACACGAAAGCGACCGCCATGCAGCTTGCTGCTGTGTTGGACGAGCATCTTGACTTGGATGTTCCGATCAACATTCACCTAACCGGATGTCACCACAGTTGTGCCCAGCACTACATCGGCGACATTGGACTGATCGCGTGCCAGGTTGAGCAAGGTGAAGACATGGTCGACGGCTATCACGTGATGGTAGGCGGCGGCTGGGGAGACAGGCAAGGCATCGGTCGGCCGCTTTTGGAGGCGATTGTTTTCGACGATCTGCCACTGATGATGGTGGGCTTGATCGGCGGTTACCTCGAGCAACGAGATGACGGAGAGTCGTTTGTCGATTTCGCTCGCCGGAAGACGGACGATGAACTGCGAGCATTCACCTGCGTGAAGGAGGCGGTGTGA
- a CDS encoding molybdopterin oxidoreductase family protein: protein MSLAEDPSTTSRITLPKVKLPELLQRRDGSMTRELLLKPGQHGLGMTHDSMVADTTTTATCGYCSTGCGLRLHLRDGEAVGLTPETQYPVNLGMACPKGWEALRVLDSDERATTPLLRDANGKMQPIEWEAAFTTFVDKMRGVQEKHGQDSVAFLSTGQIPSEEMAFLGALARFGMGIRHGDGNTRQCMATAVTAYKESFGFDAPPFTYDDFEQSDCLIFIGANPCIGHPIMWERVLRNPNTPEIIVIDPRRTETAMAATQHLQVKPKHDLAILYAITKLLIDNGYVDRQFVEGHTNGFEELCEHVSQFDVDTVAHAAGVSVGSLEQVAHTIGTRKAVSLWWTMGVNQSYEGTRTAQAMINIALITGNIGRPGTGANSITGQCNAMGSRLWSGTTNLLGHHSFASEQDRQKVADVLGFDSECIPTTSSWRYDRIIEGVRNGEIKALWVIATNPAHSWIDQADVKELFGKLDFLVVQDMYDTTETAEHADLIFPTAGWGEKEGTFINSERRYGLLKKVRRAPGQALSDFQILRGIAHYWGVGEQFAEWTDPEAVFRIMQRASRGQPCDITGIDGYAHIDRCGGIQWPWTEADAAATGSSEPPQQRRLFEDGRFFYDDGKAKLIVDDITPMPEPPTQKYPVTLLTGRGTVSQWHTQTRTKQSPVLGMLYPQEAYVEINPVDADEWEIVHGDTVTIESRRGKIEANACVTATVRRGQAFIPMHYAETNQLTLSHFDPHSGQPSYKDCAVRITPKAPQSK from the coding sequence GTTGCTGAAGCCTGGCCAGCATGGTTTGGGGATGACGCACGATTCAATGGTTGCCGATACCACGACAACGGCGACATGCGGCTATTGCTCGACCGGTTGCGGCTTGCGGTTGCATTTGCGTGACGGCGAGGCGGTGGGTCTGACTCCTGAAACTCAATACCCAGTCAACTTGGGCATGGCTTGCCCCAAGGGTTGGGAGGCTTTGCGAGTCCTGGATTCGGACGAGCGAGCGACGACACCGTTGTTGCGTGATGCCAACGGCAAGATGCAACCGATTGAATGGGAAGCTGCATTCACGACCTTCGTTGACAAAATGCGGGGCGTCCAGGAAAAGCACGGTCAGGATTCGGTCGCGTTTCTTTCCACCGGACAGATCCCCAGCGAAGAAATGGCGTTTCTCGGTGCGCTGGCTCGGTTCGGCATGGGCATCCGGCACGGCGATGGCAACACACGCCAGTGCATGGCCACCGCAGTGACAGCTTACAAGGAGTCATTTGGTTTCGACGCACCGCCTTTCACCTATGACGATTTCGAGCAAAGCGATTGCTTGATTTTCATCGGTGCGAACCCGTGTATCGGTCACCCGATCATGTGGGAACGTGTGCTGCGGAATCCGAACACTCCCGAGATCATCGTCATTGATCCACGTCGTACTGAAACGGCGATGGCAGCGACGCAACATTTGCAGGTCAAGCCCAAGCACGACCTTGCGATTTTGTATGCGATCACCAAACTATTGATCGACAACGGATATGTGGATCGACAGTTCGTTGAGGGGCATACCAACGGCTTCGAAGAACTTTGCGAACACGTCAGCCAGTTTGATGTCGACACGGTGGCACACGCGGCGGGAGTGTCGGTTGGTTCGCTGGAACAAGTCGCCCATACGATTGGAACTCGCAAGGCAGTTTCGTTGTGGTGGACGATGGGCGTCAATCAAAGCTACGAGGGAACTCGGACAGCTCAAGCGATGATCAACATCGCGTTGATTACCGGTAACATCGGTCGTCCTGGCACCGGAGCCAATAGCATTACCGGTCAGTGCAACGCGATGGGGTCGCGTTTGTGGAGTGGCACAACGAACTTGCTTGGGCACCACAGTTTTGCTTCTGAACAAGACCGCCAGAAGGTGGCTGATGTATTGGGCTTCGATAGCGAGTGCATTCCCACTACATCGAGTTGGCGTTACGACCGAATCATCGAGGGCGTTCGCAACGGAGAGATCAAGGCGTTGTGGGTGATTGCCACGAATCCAGCCCACAGCTGGATTGATCAAGCCGATGTGAAAGAGTTGTTTGGCAAACTGGACTTCCTGGTCGTGCAAGACATGTACGACACCACGGAAACGGCCGAGCACGCGGACTTGATTTTTCCGACCGCTGGATGGGGTGAGAAAGAGGGCACGTTCATCAATAGTGAACGGCGATACGGATTGCTCAAGAAAGTGCGTCGTGCACCAGGGCAGGCTTTGTCAGATTTCCAGATCCTCCGCGGGATTGCACACTACTGGGGCGTGGGCGAACAATTCGCCGAATGGACTGATCCTGAAGCGGTCTTCCGGATCATGCAGCGTGCCAGTCGCGGCCAACCTTGTGACATAACTGGAATCGATGGCTATGCCCACATCGATCGGTGTGGCGGGATCCAGTGGCCCTGGACGGAAGCGGACGCGGCGGCCACGGGATCGTCGGAGCCACCTCAACAACGCCGACTTTTTGAAGACGGCCGCTTTTTCTATGACGACGGGAAAGCAAAGCTTATCGTCGACGACATCACGCCGATGCCGGAACCACCAACGCAAAAGTATCCCGTCACACTGTTGACTGGACGCGGCACGGTGAGCCAGTGGCATACCCAAACTCGAACCAAACAAAGCCCTGTGCTGGGCATGTTGTATCCGCAAGAAGCCTATGTGGAGATCAATCCAGTGGACGCGGATGAATGGGAGATCGTTCATGGTGACACGGTCACGATTGAGTCACGTCGCGGAAAGATCGAGGCCAATGCGTGTGTGACCGCCACGGTCCGTCGCGGGCAAGCGTTCATCCCGATGCACTATGCAGAAACCAATCAACTAACTTTATCGCATTTCGATCCACATAGTGGGCAGCCTAGTTACAAGGACTGCGCTGTTCGAATCACTCCCAAAGCCCCCCAAAGCAAATAG